One window of Candidatus Micrarchaeota archaeon genomic DNA carries:
- a CDS encoding type II secretion system F family protein encodes MSLLGKKTTSDSRKRSTAKAQPAKPEAKASREARIPGSQRAPNGFKTYLEGIGSKRKGLEMALREQGVKATLYEFVRNMLIASIALGIVLGATIFLLFQHIGLQLMQGVILSGLMGVVVFYMSFQTFLNFPTHKSRTVSKNVERDILFAARDMIISLRSGMPLFNAITSISTGYGDASKEFAKIVERVQLGIPLEDAIDQTVSESKSKSFRRIMLQAAVSIRAGADVISALQSVIDQLSQERIIELRRYGQRLNAIAMFYMLFGIILPSMGIAVVTILTTFIAIFTINTTVLEFALVGIVFLQIVFLEMIIGSRPVFSL; translated from the coding sequence ATGAGCCTACTGGGCAAGAAGACTACTTCGGACAGCAGGAAACGCAGCACAGCCAAAGCCCAGCCCGCAAAGCCAGAGGCAAAGGCCTCGCGCGAGGCAAGGATTCCTGGCAGCCAAAGGGCGCCAAACGGCTTCAAAACATATCTTGAGGGCATAGGGTCAAAAAGGAAGGGCCTCGAGATGGCGCTGAGGGAGCAGGGGGTCAAGGCCACGCTCTACGAGTTCGTAAGGAACATGCTCATAGCATCCATCGCATTGGGCATAGTTCTTGGCGCTACGATATTCCTGCTTTTCCAGCACATAGGCCTGCAGCTCATGCAGGGCGTCATACTCAGCGGGCTCATGGGTGTAGTGGTCTTCTACATGTCCTTCCAGACGTTCCTCAACTTCCCCACGCACAAGAGCAGGACCGTATCAAAAAACGTCGAGCGCGACATACTCTTCGCCGCGAGGGACATGATAATATCACTGAGATCCGGGATGCCGCTGTTCAACGCGATAACGTCCATAAGCACAGGCTACGGAGACGCCAGCAAGGAGTTCGCCAAGATAGTGGAGCGCGTGCAATTGGGTATACCACTTGAGGACGCGATAGACCAGACCGTATCGGAATCCAAGAGCAAGTCCTTCAGGAGGATAATGCTCCAGGCCGCGGTGAGCATAAGGGCCGGTGCCGATGTCATATCTGCGCTCCAGAGCGTAATAGACCAGCTATCGCAGGAGCGCATAATAGAGCTGAGGAGATACGGCCAGAGGCTCAACGCCATAGCCATGTTCTACATGCTGTTCGGAATAATACTCCCGAGCATGGGGATAGCCGTTGTCACGATACTGACAACCTTCATTGCCATATTTACCATCAACACCACCGTCCTGGAATTCGCGCTTGTCGGGATAGTGTTCCTGCAGATAGTGTTCCTTGAGATGATAATCGGCTCCAGGCCTGTATTCTCGCTGTGA
- a CDS encoding type II secretion system F family protein — protein MPGIRFERLVSRDLGIKLSRELDLAGVKMEVEKLLRIMIVGAVLLLVFVSFTLYVLGFNVLIDAAGGLGSAAVFILVIYFVLEYKIDARKSQVEEMLPDYLQIVSANLRSGIALDRAMLLAARPEFKFLTEDVKEMNRRIFGGENFDSSLKTFAARYRSYQLSHAIRMILESLKYGGAMADLIEQISKDMRNQQMTQKEVSSQLFMYSIFIAFAGLIAAPVLYGLTAQMIVVTDAVWKGILTQNPGGLPTTGISFLKPSPPQISPTTYHNFSLAAIIIITGFASLIMSAISSGSAIKGLRWLPIFIIIGIVIFIVMQALIGGIFAGIGAGI, from the coding sequence ATGCCAGGTATAAGATTCGAAAGGCTGGTTTCCAGGGACCTTGGCATAAAGCTGTCAAGGGAGCTGGACCTTGCCGGAGTGAAAATGGAAGTGGAGAAGCTGCTCAGGATAATGATAGTGGGCGCGGTGCTGCTTCTCGTGTTCGTTTCGTTCACTCTTTACGTGCTGGGTTTCAACGTACTCATAGACGCAGCTGGAGGCCTTGGCAGCGCAGCCGTGTTCATACTAGTCATATACTTCGTCCTCGAATACAAGATAGACGCGAGGAAGAGCCAGGTGGAGGAGATGCTGCCTGATTACCTCCAGATAGTGTCAGCCAACCTGAGGAGCGGGATAGCGCTTGACAGGGCAATGCTCCTGGCTGCAAGGCCCGAGTTCAAGTTCCTAACCGAGGACGTCAAGGAGATGAACAGGCGCATATTCGGGGGCGAGAACTTCGACTCGTCGCTGAAGACGTTCGCCGCGCGCTACAGGTCGTACCAATTATCCCATGCCATAAGGATGATACTCGAATCGCTCAAGTACGGCGGGGCCATGGCTGATCTGATAGAGCAGATATCCAAGGACATGAGGAACCAGCAGATGACCCAGAAGGAGGTATCCAGCCAGCTTTTCATGTACAGCATATTCATAGCATTTGCCGGGCTTATAGCTGCGCCAGTGCTCTACGGCCTTACCGCGCAGATGATAGTGGTTACCGATGCGGTATGGAAGGGGATACTCACTCAGAATCCCGGAGGGCTACCGACAACCGGAATATCGTTCCTGAAGCCGAGCCCGCCGCAGATATCGCCAACTACCTACCACAACTTCTCGCTTGCAGCGATAATAATAATAACCGGGTTCGCAAGCCTGATAATGTCTGCAATATCCTCCGGATCGGCCATAAAGGGGCTGCGCTGGCTTCCCATATTCATAATCATCGGGATCGTAATATTCATAGTAATGCAGGCGTTGATAGGCGGGATATTCGCAGGTATCGGAGCAGGAATATGA
- a CDS encoding NUDIX domain-containing protein, translating into MRKKNPALPVVRQVSGGVIVYIIRNGKAEILLLEQNNSRYGRTGRNARKKVIDIGPSGRVENGESILQTAKRELFQETGLRLNLDKGYFDKYSYVFVGKALKGRFKGKKSSIRRTRKYFIAMATPQQLEHLKLSDEHVSYRFSTIEEALDSKDIMRPQKELLKRLKKRIHQLQQH; encoded by the coding sequence ATGCGGAAGAAAAATCCGGCATTGCCTGTTGTGAGGCAGGTTTCAGGCGGCGTAATCGTATACATTATAAGGAACGGCAAAGCAGAGATACTACTCCTTGAGCAGAACAACAGCCGCTACGGAAGGACTGGCAGGAACGCAAGGAAAAAGGTGATCGACATAGGCCCTTCAGGGCGTGTTGAAAACGGGGAGAGCATACTGCAAACTGCAAAAAGGGAGCTGTTCCAGGAAACCGGGCTGAGATTGAACCTGGACAAGGGTTACTTCGATAAATATTCCTATGTATTTGTGGGCAAGGCGCTGAAGGGAAGGTTCAAGGGCAAAAAATCAAGCATAAGAAGGACAAGAAAGTACTTCATTGCAATGGCTACGCCGCAGCAGCTCGAGCACCTTAAGCTCTCTGACGAGCATGTATCCTACAGGTTCTCCACGATAGAAGAGGCGCTGGACTCCAAGGACATAATGAGGCCGCAGAAGGAGCTTCTGAAGAGGCTAAAGAAAAGAATCCATCAATTGCAGCAACATTAA
- a CDS encoding DEAD/DEAH box helicase, giving the protein MNISGLKGKLPNEIIESVSARGIRELTPPQEDAIRKGLLEGKNMLIASPTASGKTLVAEIACVNSILSKGRKAIYIAPMRALATEKYNEFKETYPYINAAISIGDLDSNDLWLKNYKMLFFSTEKFDSLLRHGIDWLQSIGCIIFDEVHMLGDMSRGPTLELLITKLSMMCDAQIISLSATIGNPEEIAKWSKAELVVSDYRPVKLLKGVLYDASAYYNVEDELKEYPLSGMSKLPEVRLAEDTLEQRKQLLIFYSTKKSTEVGATRLAQHVRSKLSREDIAELENASASILNALDRPTEQCAKLSSLVCNGVAFHHSGLLNKQRAAIENAFKSNLIKVICATTTLGYGVNLPAHTVLIRDISRYENGYSERLGINEVTQLFGRAGRPKYDREGRALISAGTKDRVMDLARYIETKPDSIDSALGVAPILRTHILSFIAENFLNEEKAMQKFLSRSFYSFQYGNQGHINSMIKNVVDELCEWEFIDINGSTYSATKLGRRVSELYIDPLSAKWIVDSLRKELDLLGILYMISNTLEMRPHVRMTKEALSAYVTYLYMNDSEATKDYIKMEYDSERAFSTALMLRDWMEEQREPEIVKKYSSTPGALYSKITNADWLIYSAVEMAKILKRPQHRLIEARVRLRYGIKEELLDLVRLEQIGRVRARALYANGIRKVSDIEKNREKVKTVLGNDIAERVFSQLG; this is encoded by the coding sequence ATGAATATCTCCGGCCTAAAGGGTAAGCTGCCAAACGAAATAATAGAGTCGGTAAGCGCAAGAGGGATAAGGGAACTTACACCCCCGCAGGAGGATGCCATAAGGAAGGGCCTCCTCGAGGGGAAGAACATGCTAATAGCAAGCCCAACAGCGAGCGGAAAGACGCTGGTCGCGGAAATCGCATGCGTGAATTCTATATTGTCAAAGGGGAGGAAGGCAATATACATAGCGCCGATGAGGGCGCTTGCAACAGAGAAGTACAACGAGTTCAAGGAGACATATCCCTACATAAACGCCGCCATATCCATAGGCGACCTGGATTCCAACGACCTCTGGCTCAAGAACTACAAGATGCTGTTTTTTTCCACGGAGAAATTCGACAGCCTGCTAAGGCACGGTATAGACTGGCTCCAGAGCATAGGGTGCATAATATTCGACGAGGTGCACATGCTGGGGGACATGTCAAGAGGGCCCACTCTAGAGCTCCTGATCACGAAGCTCTCAATGATGTGCGACGCTCAGATAATATCCCTGAGCGCAACTATAGGGAATCCGGAGGAGATAGCAAAATGGTCCAAGGCGGAGCTCGTCGTAAGCGATTACAGGCCCGTAAAGCTCCTCAAGGGCGTGCTCTATGATGCGAGCGCCTACTACAACGTTGAAGACGAGCTGAAGGAGTATCCCCTTTCTGGGATGAGCAAGCTCCCTGAGGTAAGGCTTGCAGAGGACACGCTTGAGCAGAGGAAGCAATTGCTGATATTCTACTCAACCAAGAAAAGCACGGAAGTGGGCGCCACGAGGCTGGCCCAGCACGTAAGGAGCAAGCTCTCAAGGGAGGATATCGCAGAGCTGGAGAACGCCAGCGCATCAATACTCAACGCGCTTGACAGGCCCACGGAGCAGTGCGCTAAGCTTTCAAGCCTCGTATGCAATGGCGTGGCATTCCACCATTCCGGATTGCTGAACAAGCAGCGAGCCGCAATAGAGAACGCATTCAAGTCAAACCTGATAAAGGTCATCTGCGCCACCACAACCCTGGGGTATGGGGTCAACCTGCCCGCACACACCGTCCTGATAAGGGATATCAGCAGGTACGAGAACGGCTACAGCGAGAGGCTCGGGATAAACGAGGTAACGCAGCTCTTCGGCCGTGCTGGAAGGCCCAAGTACGACAGGGAGGGCAGGGCGCTCATTTCCGCAGGCACCAAAGACAGGGTAATGGACCTAGCGCGCTACATAGAGACCAAGCCAGATTCCATAGATTCCGCCCTAGGGGTTGCTCCGATACTGAGGACCCACATACTCTCCTTCATCGCGGAAAATTTCCTGAACGAGGAAAAGGCAATGCAGAAATTCCTTTCAAGGAGCTTCTACAGCTTCCAGTACGGCAACCAGGGCCACATAAACAGCATGATAAAGAACGTTGTTGACGAGCTTTGTGAATGGGAATTCATAGACATAAACGGGAGCACGTATAGCGCCACGAAGCTGGGCAGGAGGGTAAGCGAGCTATACATAGACCCGCTGTCAGCGAAATGGATCGTTGACTCGCTTCGCAAGGAGCTCGACCTTCTTGGCATACTGTACATGATATCGAACACGCTGGAGATGCGGCCCCACGTGAGGATGACCAAGGAGGCGCTGTCCGCCTATGTCACATATCTGTACATGAACGACAGCGAGGCCACGAAGGACTACATAAAGATGGAGTACGATTCGGAAAGGGCATTCAGCACCGCGCTGATGCTCAGGGACTGGATGGAAGAGCAGAGAGAGCCAGAAATAGTCAAGAAGTACTCTTCGACTCCTGGTGCTCTTTACTCAAAGATAACGAACGCGGACTGGCTCATATACTCAGCTGTTGAGATGGCGAAGATACTGAAAAGGCCGCAGCACAGGCTCATAGAGGCCAGGGTGCGCCTGCGCTACGGGATAAAGGAGGAATTGCTGGATCTTGTAAGGCTGGAGCAGATAGGAAGGGTCAGGGCAAGGGCGTTGTACGCAAACGGCATAAGGAAGGTGTCTGACATTGAAAAGAACAGGGAAAAGGTAAAAACCGTACTGGGAAACGACATAGCAGAGAGGGTATTCAGCCAGTTGGGCTGA
- a CDS encoding NFYB/HAP3 family transcription factor subunit: MYISENTVKKILKEAGASRISVSASMELHKYINRMAFDIARKAVRLSRHAKRKTVEASDVKLAYA, encoded by the coding sequence ATGTATATTTCAGAGAACACTGTAAAGAAGATACTCAAGGAGGCAGGAGCTTCAAGGATAAGCGTGAGCGCAAGCATGGAGCTGCACAAGTACATAAACAGGATGGCGTTCGACATAGCAAGGAAGGCCGTAAGGCTCTCAAGGCACGCAAAGAGGAAAACTGTAGAGGCAAGCGACGTAAAGCTGGCATATGCATGA
- a CDS encoding pro-sigmaK processing inhibitor BofA family protein: protein MVVVPPINTFASEVILIALIAVVLFVIFKVGKSILKLIFGLIINSILGIIAIFALNYFFRMGIPLELATLIPTALFGLPAVGTFVILRFFGIL, encoded by the coding sequence ATGGTAGTTGTACCGCCAATAAACACGTTCGCCAGCGAGGTCATACTGATAGCATTGATAGCAGTAGTGCTGTTCGTGATATTCAAGGTGGGCAAATCGATACTGAAGCTGATTTTCGGGCTGATAATAAACAGCATACTAGGCATCATCGCGATATTTGCCCTTAATTACTTTTTCAGAATGGGCATACCTCTGGAGCTTGCTACCCTGATACCAACTGCGCTATTCGGGCTTCCGGCCGTTGGCACGTTCGTGATATTGAGGTTCTTCGGCATACTGTAA
- a CDS encoding transcription initiation factor IIB, which translates to MKTNNSKKSKKAKTKAGKEEREEAPKIRKIVLSNNKLNLAEASEKRKRGRPRGTFASQEDIIAIQQGEFHQQGPSVPDRTPGSVNKCPSCGSTDLLFDNERGELVCNNCGLVIEENATDTGPEWRAFDADQRNARARTGAPIKYTKPNRGLVTEIDLYNKDIRGVRIPSKRQAQLYRMRKWHKRASIASSSERNYLIALPELNRVSSYLGLPENIRESAALLYRKCVQGNLIRGRPIETVVQAVIYASCRQAGMPRTLDEISNISGLPKKEIGRAYRVISHELNLKIPLTDPISYVPRYVNALKLSGEAQEKAVQLLRNAMKKGLVSGRSPTGVSAAAVYIAGALAGERRTQKEVADVAGVTEVTIRNRYRELKEQLNIDVNL; encoded by the coding sequence ATGAAAACGAACAACTCAAAAAAATCTAAAAAAGCTAAAACAAAGGCAGGGAAGGAGGAGCGTGAGGAAGCGCCGAAGATAAGGAAGATAGTGCTTTCCAACAACAAGCTGAACCTTGCCGAGGCATCAGAGAAAAGGAAGAGGGGAAGGCCAAGGGGCACATTTGCCTCCCAGGAGGACATAATAGCAATACAGCAGGGCGAATTCCACCAGCAGGGGCCTTCTGTTCCTGACAGGACGCCCGGGTCTGTCAATAAGTGCCCGAGCTGCGGAAGCACTGATCTTCTGTTCGACAACGAGCGCGGCGAGCTCGTATGCAACAACTGCGGCCTGGTAATAGAGGAGAATGCAACCGATACTGGGCCGGAATGGCGTGCATTCGATGCTGATCAGAGGAACGCAAGGGCAAGGACAGGAGCACCTATAAAATACACAAAGCCGAACAGGGGCCTTGTAACTGAAATAGACCTGTACAACAAGGACATAAGAGGGGTAAGAATACCCTCAAAGCGCCAGGCCCAGCTCTACAGGATGAGGAAATGGCACAAGAGGGCAAGCATAGCCAGCTCAAGCGAGAGGAACTACCTTATAGCGCTGCCGGAACTGAACAGGGTATCAAGCTATCTGGGGCTTCCGGAGAACATAAGGGAGAGCGCAGCTTTGCTGTACAGGAAATGCGTCCAGGGCAACCTCATAAGGGGAAGGCCGATAGAGACGGTAGTGCAGGCGGTAATATACGCCTCGTGCAGGCAGGCGGGAATGCCAAGGACGCTTGACGAGATATCGAACATATCAGGGCTTCCCAAGAAGGAAATAGGGAGGGCTTACAGGGTCATATCCCACGAGCTCAACCTGAAGATACCGCTTACCGATCCGATAAGCTATGTTCCAAGGTACGTTAACGCGCTGAAACTGAGCGGAGAGGCCCAGGAAAAGGCGGTGCAGCTTCTAAGGAATGCGATGAAGAAGGGCCTGGTCTCAGGGAGGAGCCCGACGGGGGTCAGCGCAGCCGCAGTATACATAGCCGGAGCGCTTGCGGGCGAGAGGCGCACCCAGAAGGAAGTTGCAGACGTTGCAGGAGTCACCGAGGTAACGATAAGGAACAGGTACAGGGAGCTGAAGGAGCAGCTCAACATCGACGTAAACCTGTAA
- a CDS encoding TRAM domain-containing protein produces MGLDEYSVEEGTEYSMKVDAKGARGEGIGKIGNFVIFVKNAKTRIGNVYKVKVTKVHRTFAYAELRDPKHQFIGNGSLIDFG; encoded by the coding sequence ATGGGATTGGATGAATACAGCGTGGAAGAGGGAACTGAATACAGCATGAAAGTGGATGCGAAGGGAGCTCGCGGCGAGGGGATAGGCAAAATAGGGAATTTTGTCATATTCGTCAAGAACGCGAAGACCAGGATAGGCAACGTGTACAAGGTCAAGGTGACAAAGGTGCACAGGACATTCGCCTATGCCGAGCTGAGGGATCCTAAGCACCAGTTCATAGGCAACGGCAGCCTTATAGATTTCGGCTGA
- the psmB gene encoding archaeal proteasome endopeptidase complex subunit beta: MRNEIGKYMKGTTTIGVVCSDGVVIGADTRATMGTFISNSDVRKVFKIDSTIGMTIAGAVGDAQDIVRIIRAQNEIYKMNENRPMSPKSAASLLSIILQQNKMMPYYVQLLVAGMDGDEPQIYTLDPLGGNTEEYKFTVTGSGSEVAIGYLEESYKKGVTTKEAIKNVARALAIAIKRNSATGDGMVIAAITKYGYTEYTGKDLEKALAAK; encoded by the coding sequence ATGAGAAATGAAATAGGCAAATACATGAAGGGCACCACAACCATAGGCGTTGTGTGCTCTGACGGGGTTGTTATAGGCGCCGACACAAGGGCGACGATGGGTACATTCATATCGAATTCTGACGTGAGGAAGGTGTTCAAGATAGACAGCACAATAGGGATGACGATAGCAGGCGCCGTTGGGGACGCACAGGACATAGTCAGGATAATCAGGGCGCAGAACGAGATATACAAGATGAACGAGAACAGGCCAATGTCGCCGAAATCAGCAGCTTCATTGCTTTCAATAATACTCCAGCAGAACAAGATGATGCCCTATTACGTGCAGCTACTCGTAGCGGGTATGGACGGTGACGAGCCGCAGATATACACGCTCGACCCTCTCGGCGGCAACACCGAGGAGTACAAGTTTACAGTTACAGGGAGCGGCTCGGAAGTGGCAATAGGATACCTTGAGGAATCCTACAAAAAGGGGGTAACGACCAAGGAGGCCATAAAGAACGTGGCCCGGGCCCTTGCAATAGCAATCAAGAGGAATTCAGCCACTGGTGACGGGATGGTCATAGCAGCGATAACGAAATACGGCTATACCGAATACACCGGCAAGGATCTCGAAAAGGCGCTCGCCGCAAAGTAA
- a CDS encoding beta-CASP ribonuclease aCPSF1, which produces MEERGVENKEQDKEQAESIFDKIKSMIPAGAGFVKAEFEGPDIVVYLKNAKLLYEDDSIVRGIASSIKKKLVIRSELNSLMEKPKAEEIIRSLVPKDAVINNIKFIDDFSEVYIEALKPGLVIGKSGMTLKSIAMQTSWTPKVLRTPTMDSNTLTRVRQLMFNEADFRKKFLIGVGKQINRVITKSEWLKATALGGYREVGRSSLLLETPHSKIILDCGLMPEPAIKGLDANNGSDINKAFPYLDSANLSINELDAVVITHAHMDHIGFVPYLFKFGYEGPVYCTPPTRDMAALLLNDYIKLVQRSGGTPLYGEKDIRKMLTHTITRDYGEVTNITDELKLTYHNSGHILGSATVHLHVGEGMYNIVHTGDMKYGFTRLYDPASIKYPRIDSLFIESTYGGNGDVTKNRAEAERDLMETIKSTVSRGGKVLIPLFAVGRAQEMQLVLENYMANKPEYKMDAPVYLDGMILEASAMHTAYPEYLKESLRNRILNNRSPFESEIFEIIKGEREEIFDKGSSIILASGGMMNGGASIEYFKRLADDPKNTIIFVGYNSSNSLGRRIQNGVKEIPLPDENGKLMPIKVNMNIRTVEGFSGHSDRHQLIQFVENLRPKPKNVFTMHGEEQKCEDLARAIGRIMHIDARAPMNLDSIRLK; this is translated from the coding sequence TTGGAAGAGAGGGGAGTAGAGAACAAGGAGCAGGACAAGGAGCAGGCGGAAAGCATTTTCGACAAGATAAAATCCATGATACCTGCTGGTGCCGGGTTCGTCAAGGCGGAATTCGAAGGCCCGGACATAGTGGTTTACCTTAAGAACGCAAAGCTGCTCTACGAGGATGACAGCATAGTGAGGGGCATAGCTTCTTCCATAAAGAAGAAGCTGGTCATAAGGAGCGAGCTTAATTCCCTTATGGAGAAGCCGAAGGCCGAGGAGATAATAAGATCACTTGTGCCGAAGGACGCGGTGATAAACAACATAAAGTTCATCGATGACTTCTCCGAAGTGTACATAGAGGCGCTCAAGCCCGGGCTCGTGATAGGGAAGAGCGGGATGACGCTGAAGAGCATAGCCATGCAGACGAGCTGGACCCCGAAGGTGCTCAGGACCCCTACAATGGACAGCAACACCCTTACAAGGGTGAGGCAGCTCATGTTCAACGAGGCTGATTTCAGGAAGAAGTTCCTGATAGGCGTCGGCAAGCAGATAAACAGGGTCATAACCAAGAGCGAGTGGCTCAAGGCCACTGCGCTTGGAGGATACAGGGAAGTCGGAAGGAGCAGCCTGCTTCTCGAGACCCCCCATTCAAAGATAATACTCGACTGCGGGCTCATGCCGGAGCCTGCAATAAAGGGCCTTGATGCTAACAACGGCTCCGACATCAACAAGGCATTCCCGTATCTGGACAGCGCCAACCTGTCCATAAACGAGCTTGATGCTGTTGTAATAACGCATGCGCACATGGACCACATAGGGTTTGTGCCCTACCTGTTCAAGTTCGGGTATGAGGGGCCGGTTTACTGCACGCCCCCGACAAGGGACATGGCCGCGCTGCTCCTCAACGACTACATAAAGCTGGTGCAGAGGTCAGGCGGCACCCCGTTGTACGGCGAGAAGGACATAAGGAAGATGCTAACGCATACGATAACGAGGGATTACGGCGAAGTCACCAACATAACGGACGAGCTTAAGCTCACATACCACAATTCCGGGCACATACTGGGGAGCGCAACTGTGCACCTACACGTAGGGGAGGGCATGTACAACATAGTCCACACCGGTGACATGAAATACGGGTTCACAAGGCTGTACGATCCAGCGAGCATAAAGTACCCGAGGATAGATTCCCTTTTCATAGAGAGCACTTACGGCGGCAACGGCGACGTGACAAAGAACAGGGCGGAGGCCGAGCGCGACCTGATGGAAACGATAAAATCCACGGTAAGCAGAGGGGGGAAGGTGCTGATACCGCTTTTCGCAGTGGGAAGGGCGCAGGAGATGCAGCTTGTGCTCGAAAACTACATGGCAAACAAGCCTGAATACAAGATGGATGCACCGGTATACCTTGACGGGATGATACTGGAGGCCAGCGCCATGCATACTGCATATCCGGAATACCTCAAGGAAAGCCTCAGGAACCGCATACTTAACAACAGGTCCCCGTTTGAAAGCGAGATATTCGAAATAATAAAGGGGGAGCGCGAGGAGATATTCGACAAGGGCTCCTCAATAATACTCGCAAGCGGCGGAATGATGAACGGCGGCGCAAGCATAGAATACTTCAAGAGGCTTGCCGACGACCCGAAGAACACAATAATATTCGTCGGGTACAACAGCTCGAATTCGCTAGGGAGGAGGATACAGAACGGCGTAAAGGAGATACCGCTTCCTGACGAAAACGGGAAGCTGATGCCCATAAAGGTCAACATGAACATAAGGACTGTAGAGGGCTTTTCGGGCCACAGCGACAGGCACCAGTTGATACAGTTCGTCGAGAACCTGAGGCCCAAGCCGAAGAACGTGTTCACGATGCACGGGGAGGAGCAGAAGTGCGAGGACCTTGCCAGGGCGATAGGAAGGATAATGCACATAGATGCGAGGGCGCCGATGAACCTCGATTCCATAAGGCTTAAGTAG